One genomic region from Phragmites australis chromosome 1, lpPhrAust1.1, whole genome shotgun sequence encodes:
- the LOC133926879 gene encoding fructose-bisphosphate aldolase, cytoplasmic isozyme-like — protein MSAYCGKYKDELIKNAAYIGTPGKGILAADESTGTIGKRLSSINVENIEENRRALRELLFCCPGALQYISGVILFEETLYQKTKDGKPFVDVLNEGGVLPGIKVDKGTIEVAGTDKETTTQGHDDLGKRCAKYYAAGARFAKWRAVLKIGPNEPSQLAIDLNAQGLARYAIICQENGLVPIVEPEILIDGSHDIERCAYVTETVLAACYKALNEHHVLLEGSLLKPNMVTPGSDSKKVSHEVIAEYTVRTLQRTVPAAVPAVVFLSGGQSEEEATLNLNAMNKLKTKKPWSLSFSFGRALQASTLKAWAGKVENIEKARAAFLTRCKANSEATLGTYKGDAAAGEGVSESLHVKDYKY, from the exons ATGTCGGCCTACTGCGGCAAGTACAAGG ACGAGCTCATCAAGAACGCTGCCTACATTGGCACCCCTGGCAAGGGTATCCTTGCTGCTGATGAGTCCACTGGCACCATTGGCAAGCGCCTTTCCAGCATCAATGTTGAGAACATCGAGGAGAACCGCCGTGCCCTCCGTGAGCTCCTCTTCTGCTGCCCTGGTGCCCTCCAGTACATCAGTGGTGTGATCCTCTTTGAGGAGACCCTGTACCAGAAGACCAAGGATGGTAAGCCCTTCGTCGATGTCCTCAACGAGGGTGGTGTCCTCCCCGGTATCAAGGTGGACAAGGGTACCATTGAGGTTGCTGGCACTGACAAGGAGACCACCACCCAAGGCCATGATGACCTTGGCAAGCGCTGTGCCAAGTACTACGCGGCTGGTGCCCGCTTTGCCAAGTGGCGTGCTGTCCTCAAGATTGGCCCTAACGAGCCATCACAGCTTGCCATTGACCTGAATGCTCAGGGTTTGGCTCGTTATGCCATCATCTGCCAGGAGAACGGTCTGGTGCCCATTGTTGAGCCTGAGATACTTATTGATGGGTCTCATGACATTGAGCGCTGTGCATATGTCACAGAGACGGTCCTTGCTGCCTGCTACAAGGCTCTCAACGAGCACCATGTTCTCCTTGAGGGTTCCCTCCTGAAGCCCAACATGGTTACCCCTGGTTCTGACTCCAAGAAGGTGAGCCATGAGGTCATTGCTGAGTACACCGTCCGTACCCTTCAGAGGACCGTCCCTGCTGCCGTGCCGGCCGTTGTCTTCCTCTCCGGTGGACAGAGCGAGGAGGAGGCTACCCTGAACCTAAACGCCATGAACAAGCTCAAGACCAAGAAGCCGTGGTCTCTGTCCTTCTCCTTCGGCCGTGCCCTTCAGGCGAGCACCCTCAAGGCCTGGGCTGGCAAGGTGGAGAACATCGAGAAGGCAAGGGCGGCCTTCCTCACCAGGTGCAAGGCTAACTCCGAGGCTACCCTCGGCACATACAAGGGtgacgccgccgccggcgagggtGTCTCGGAGAGCCTCCACGTGAAGGACTACAAGTACTGA
- the LOC133926885 gene encoding uncharacterized protein LOC133926885, which translates to MAAMEAAADAALAAASRAFCSILAIVVQIQGCAICLVLAAGWAYASFVRKKVIRNMRRKLVDGNSFAFLCDDIDELEHSFQENLPRVSVIMPLKGFGEHNLQNWRTQITSLYGGPLEFLFVVESTDDPAYHAVSRLMAEYKDNLEAKVVVAGFSTTCSQKIHNQLIGVENMHKDSKYVLFLDDDVRLHPGTIGALTKEMEKNPEIFIQTGYPLDLPSGSLGSYCIYEYHMPCSIGFATGGKTFFLWGGCMMMHADDFRQDQYGVVSGLRDGGYSDDMTLAAIAGQHKRLISSPPVAVFPHPLASDLSFSRYWNYLRKQTFVLESYVSNVNWMMNRALFTSHCYLSWGFVLPYIMALVHVVTALRAPYSEIVKEASDSSCGLKLVGLLFICTLAELVSMWNLTKVEIQLCNMLSPEGPKVSLGSFNWGLVFIAVLVDNFLYPISAVRSHFSQSINWSGIRYYLRDGKISKIERENSSKYTDLGGKHLYGKRTYPDNKSLLGYLSRTLAQWHQPKKYDI; encoded by the exons ATGGCGGCGATGGAAGCCGCAGCCGATGCGGCGCTGGCCGCCGCGAGCCGCGCCTTCTGCAGCATCCTCGCCATCGTGGTCCAGATCCAG GGGTGTGCGATCTGTTTAGTACTTGCTGCTGGATGGGCGTATGCTTCATTTGTCAG AAAAAAGGTTATAAGGAACATGAGGCGCAAACTTGTAGATGGAAATAGTTTTGCATTTCTTTGTGACGACATAGATGAGCTTGAGCACTCCTTTCAGGAGAATTTACCTAGGGTCTCTGTAATTATGCCTTTGAAGGGCTTTGGCGAGCATAATTTGCAAAATTGGAGAACTCAG ATTACTTCTCTTTATGGGGGGCCACTGGAATTCCTGTTTGTAGTAGAGAGCACAGATGACCCGGCTTATCATGCCGTTTCCCGTTTGATGGCAGAGTACAAG GATAATCTGGAGGCAAAGGTGGTTGTGGCTGGGTTCTCAACAACTTGTAGCCAGAAAATTCACAATCAATTA ATTGGTGTTGAAAATATGCACAAGGATAGCAAATATGTCTTGTTTCTTGACGATGATGTGAGGCTGCATCCTGGGACGATTGGAGCTCTCACAAAAGAAATGGAGAAGAATCCTGAG ATATTTATCCAAACTGGATACCCCCTTGACTTACCTTCTGGAAGTTTGGGTAGCTATTGCATATATGAATATCATATG CCGTGCTCAATTGGATTTGCAACTGGTGGGAAGACTTTCTTCTTGTGGGGTGGTTGTATGATG ATGCATGCTGATGATTTTCGGCAAGACCAATATGGTGTTGTCAGTGGATTAAGAGACGGTGGTTACTCAGATGATATGACACTGGCTGCAATAGCAG GACAGCACAAAAGGCTCATATCTTCACCTCCTGTTGCTGTGTTTCCACACCCTCTTGCAAGTGATCTTAGTTTCTCCAG ATACTGGAATTACCTCAGGAAACAAACTTTTGTTCTTGAATCATATGTATCGAATGTCAATTGGATGATGAACCGCGCATTATTTACGTCACATTGCTATTTGTCTTGGGGATTTGTTTTGCCCTATATTATGGCTTTGGTGCATGTAGTGACTGCTCTGCGAGCACCATACAGCGAAATTGTAAAGGAAGCATCTGATTCATCTTGTG GTTTGAAACTAGTGGGCTTGTTGTTCATATGCACTCTCGCAGAACTTGTTTCAATGTGGAATTTGACAAAGGTGGAAATTCAACTATGCAATATGTTGTCTCCCGAAGGACCAAAAGTATCTCTTGGTTCATTCAACTGGGGGCTT GTGTTCATTGCTGTGTTGGTAGACAATTTCCTCTATCCCATATCTGCAGTCAGGTCTCATTTCTCCCAATCAATTAATTGGTCTGGTATCAGGTACTACTTGAGAGATGGAAAAATAAGCAAG ATCGAAAGAGAGAATAGTTCGAAGTATACTGATCTTGGAGGGAAGCATCTCTATGGCAAGAGGACATACCCTGATAATAAATCATTGCTTGGTTACCTGTCAAGAACATTAGCGCAATGGCATCAGCCAAAGAAGTACGATATCTAG